The DNA region CTTCTGATGTGGTAAATACCACCCATAAAAAGCCCTGGCCTCAATTCACTTTGTCGACAGTCCGTTTAATTTTATCACCGGCTCTTCTTTTACTACGAAATTGCTTGATATGAGTTGAACGATTAGATATTATAATAAAAAAAGGCTCTGTCATGCATTGGAAAATAGCTTGGCAACCGCTCTGTTAAATTTATCTTCAATGAAGATACCTCGTTTCATTTTTGTTTACAGGTAAGTAAAAGTGTAAGGATACTATTTTCATTAATTTCAATATAAATAAAAATAATAAATTCCCTTATTTTCAGATTGAGCTATCGGGGCCATTTGATCTTAAAAGCTTGGAAATGTGTTATTTGAAAATTATTAAACATCCAAACTGGGATGTTGCACTTGACATATTGTGGGATGTCCGCAAGTGCACGCTTGATCACCTAAACAATGACGATCTTTTGGCTATTGGCCACATGACCAATAAATATAGAAAGCAAAGAGGTAACGGTCTGGCTGCTTGGGTGGTGAGCAGAGATATAGACTTTGGCATATCTCGAATGTTTGAGATGTTGAATGAAAACAAAGTGATATTTAACTTTTCTGTATTCAAAACAATACAAAAAGCACAGGATCATCTTTTAACTGCATGTCAAGATAAATAACCCATCAATATTTTTTCAACCATCTCCCGATATGTTTTTGCTCATTAAGGCAAAATAAATGGATTATTTCCCATTGAATAGGAGTTTGCGTATGAAAGTTCAATATTTGTGGTGGACCTTTATTTGTTTGTTGAGCCTTGCCGCGCCTTTAACATCCATGGCCGAGTCTCCCTCCCAGCCTTTAACCCTTGAGGAAGCCATTGCTTCTGCCCTGAAACACAATCCCCGTGTGATGTCTGCCCGACACGAGGTGGCAGCGGCCGGATTCCAGGTCACCACCGCCCGTTCCGGATTGATGCCTCAGCTCTATTTATCCGAAAGATTTAACCGCACCAACAGTCCCCTGTGGGCCTTTGGCACCAAACTCAACCAGGGGATTATTGAAACGACTGATTTTAATCCAGACCGCTTGAATGAACCTGATGCCATCAACAATTTTAACACGGCACTTTCCCTAAACTGGAATCTTTTCGACGGTGGGCAGACCTGGATTGGGTGGCGTCAATCACAGCAGGGACAACGAGCGGCCGAGCTGAGTCTGCGGCGCTCGGAGCAGCAAACTATTGCCCTGGTGGCCAAAGCCTATATGGAATTACTGCTGGCAGTTGAAAACCATGGTGTCATTGCTCAATCATTGAAGACATCCCGGGCTCATTTTAAACTCGTTCAAGATCGCTTTCGAAGCGGTATATCGGTAAAAAGCGACGTTTTGCGTGCTCAAGTGCGTATCGCCGATCTGGAGCAAAAACGGTTGATGTCCCACAGCCGAATCCAGGTCGCCCAGGCCATGTTGCATGCCGCCATGGGTCAGCCCGATGCCGCCCGTATCGTTCCGACCTCACCCTTTGAACGCTGCGTGCCCCCCAAAGAGAGTCTGACTCAATGGATCGACCGGGCACTGGAAAAACGGCCTGATTTAAAGCAGCTCGATATCCAGAAATTGATTGCCGAAAAAGGGGTGAAGCGTGCCCGGTCTGGCCACTGGCCCACCTTTTCTCTTCAGGGCAGCTATGAACTCAATAGCGAAGATTTAAGCAAAGCGGAGGACAATTACACCGTAGGCGCTATGCTGAGAATGAATTTGTACAGCGGTCAGCGCATCTCTTCCCAGACAGCGGAGGCCAAAGCCATGGTGGCCAAGTTGAATTCTTTGCGCAATAGCTTTGAACTGAATGTGCGGGTGGAAACCCAGCGCTCATTTTACCAAGCCCAAAGCGCCTGGCAAAGCATCGCCGTTTCCCGCAGCGCAATTACCCAGGCGGAAGAAAGCCTGCGTATCGTAAGTAATCGTTTCGCCAGCGGGCTGCTCACCATCGTTGATTTGCTGGATGCCCAGACGGCATTGCAACAGGTCCGCATCCAGCTTTTCACCGCATTGCATGATTACAAGGTGGCCCGCATTGAATTGGCGCTGGCTGCAGGCATCATTGATAAGAACTTTGAATAACATCATGGGTTAAAGACCAATAGTGTCAGTTGTCACCGGTAGCAATAATTTTTAGGATAGAAATTAATTGAAGCTCTGATCGGCAATTTATTGCTTCGGTGGGGCTTTCTGTCTTCCACGAAACATCTAAAATTTGGAGCTTGGCATGAATAAATCACTCGGTTACATGTTGACCATTATTTTGCCCATCGCTTTTTTGATTTCATGCGGCGATAAAATCGAACCGGGCACGACAGAAAGCCAACAGTGTCCCACAGTCAAAGCCCCTGTTTTGGTGGCCAAACTGACCCATGAGCCCTTTTTATATGAGGCGGTTGGCACGGTCGCTGCACGTACCGCCAGCACCATATCCAGCAAACTCATGGGTGTGATCCAGTCCGTACATGTGCGCGAGGGCGATCTGGTTAATAAAGGTGATCTGCTGGTGACCATTGATCAGCGCCAGGTGGCTGCCCACCTGGCGAAGGCCCAGGCAACGGCGGAAGTGGCTGCCAAGGAGTATCAGCGTTATCTACAATTACTTGAGGCTCAATCGGCTTCCCAACAGGAGTTTGATCGTGCCGAAGCCCAGTACCGTCAGGCTCAGGCAGCCGTGGCCGCGGCCCGGGTAAGCATCAAAGACGCCCAGGTTCGGGCACCCTATGCCGGCCGAGTGGTAGCCAAAATGGTTAACGCGGGGGATCTGGCTTCTCCCGGTACACCTTTTTTAACCGTAGAGCAAGAGGGGCTATATTGCACCGATCTGGTGCTGCCGGAGCGATACATACAGTCGATCCGGGTAAATATGACCGTAAAAATTGTGGTACCGGCGATGAACGACCGGGAATTTGACGGCAAGGTGTGCCGTATTTTTCCCTCGGCCGATGCCCGCAGTCGCTCCTTCCAGGTCAAGGTAAGCATGCCTGAAGGACCCGATTATAAATCAGGCATGTTTGCCCGGGTCTCTTTTCCCGTTGGTGGCAGCGGTATCCTGCTCATTCCGCGAAGCGCCATCGTAGAACAAGGACAGTTAAACGGAGTCTTTGTAGTGGATGATTCCCGCATCGCCCGTTTCCGGTTGGTTCGCATCGGTAAAACCTTCGGTAAACATGTTGAGGTGGTCTCCGGCCTCACCGACGGTCAACACTATGTCTCAAAAGTGTCTTTTGCATTGAAAGATGGTGTTAAGGTAAAAAGCGATACCTAAATCGATATTTTCAACTTCGGAGTTCACGTTGAGTTAAATATTATCATAGCTGGAGCAAATAATGACTGATACTACCGGTACAGCAGGTAAAATCGCTCGCTTTTTTATCGATTCCAAACTAACGCCCCTGGTGATTACAGCCTCTCTTTTGCTGGGAATTGCCGCAGTAGTTGCCCTTCCCCGGGAAGAAGAACCCCAGATCATTGTACCCATGATCGATATCTTTGTACAGATGCCCGGTGCCGGCGCCAAAGAAGTGGAACAA from Thermodesulfobacteriota bacterium includes:
- a CDS encoding efflux RND transporter periplasmic adaptor subunit → MNKSLGYMLTIILPIAFLISCGDKIEPGTTESQQCPTVKAPVLVAKLTHEPFLYEAVGTVAARTASTISSKLMGVIQSVHVREGDLVNKGDLLVTIDQRQVAAHLAKAQATAEVAAKEYQRYLQLLEAQSASQQEFDRAEAQYRQAQAAVAAARVSIKDAQVRAPYAGRVVAKMVNAGDLASPGTPFLTVEQEGLYCTDLVLPERYIQSIRVNMTVKIVVPAMNDREFDGKVCRIFPSADARSRSFQVKVSMPEGPDYKSGMFARVSFPVGGSGILLIPRSAIVEQGQLNGVFVVDDSRIARFRLVRIGKTFGKHVEVVSGLTDGQHYVSKVSFALKDGVKVKSDT
- a CDS encoding TolC family protein, translated to MKVQYLWWTFICLLSLAAPLTSMAESPSQPLTLEEAIASALKHNPRVMSARHEVAAAGFQVTTARSGLMPQLYLSERFNRTNSPLWAFGTKLNQGIIETTDFNPDRLNEPDAINNFNTALSLNWNLFDGGQTWIGWRQSQQGQRAAELSLRRSEQQTIALVAKAYMELLLAVENHGVIAQSLKTSRAHFKLVQDRFRSGISVKSDVLRAQVRIADLEQKRLMSHSRIQVAQAMLHAAMGQPDAARIVPTSPFERCVPPKESLTQWIDRALEKRPDLKQLDIQKLIAEKGVKRARSGHWPTFSLQGSYELNSEDLSKAEDNYTVGAMLRMNLYSGQRISSQTAEAKAMVAKLNSLRNSFELNVRVETQRSFYQAQSAWQSIAVSRSAITQAEESLRIVSNRFASGLLTIVDLLDAQTALQQVRIQLFTALHDYKVARIELALAAGIIDKNFE